Proteins encoded within one genomic window of Apis mellifera strain DH4 linkage group LG1, Amel_HAv3.1, whole genome shotgun sequence:
- the LOC102655654 gene encoding proton-coupled amino acid transporter-like protein CG1139, with product MSEESEGSSLNRKEEEQPYNQAETGKNEAEKSSENLEVYELSRAQISESEELFQTQEEQYDLTATQIDEPQVFSQDEPYDPYAHRKPAKPVSNFKSLATLIKSVIGTGLFAMPNAFASVGLVIGVAGTILIGLLITGCLHILLKIHRKMCIRLRRPILNYDEVVVATLTTGNKKPWLSSRIATCLVDSSIIMCYIGVGAVYVVFISGIVQEFYDFEGIDHKYIVLILFPFFFVMNMMKYLNDIAIISIIGNLFLFVAAVIAVVYALKDGIGGEWVVINHNVGLYPKFVGTVFFSISSPGIMLEVEHDMKKPWNYTKFTGVLNHGMMHITLFHTLVGVIGYLKFGPDSNGNFIRNFATNDPATILALVMQALSIYFTYGLQCYMPIIILLDQYIMPGDDVNQPRGKIYLFWNVMIRLIVTFITCILAAIIPKLDLFMAVVGALGTSTLSIIIPAFLYILVHHNNYGTLKWKLVFGLSLLIAVCFITSYVIVVNLTLIIEFFKNSISRGSSNAVLRPASEYPWHLVESAKGALCLAHSSHFLATFSDLGPDQEHD from the exons ATGAGCGAAGAATCAGAGGGATCTTCGTTGAacaggaaggaggaggagcaaCCGTACAAcca GGCCGAGACAGGGAAGAACGAAGCGGAAAAATCTTCTGAAAATCTCGAAGTGTACGAATT ATCCAGGGCACAGATAAGCGAATCCGAAGAATTGTTTCAAACTCAGGAAGAGCAATACGATct AACCGCAACACAGATAGACGAGCCACAAGTGTTCTCGCAGGACGAGCCGTACGATCCTTACGCCCATCGAAAGCCAGCCAAACCAGTCtc CAATTTCAAATCCCTGGCGACTTTGATTAAAAGCGTGATCGGGACCGGATTGTTCGCGATGCCGAACGCTTTCGCGAGTGTCGGTTTGGTGATCGGAGTGGCAGGCACGATTCTCATTGGATTGCTGATCACGGGATGCCTTCACATTTTGCTCAAGATCCATCGCAAGATGTGCATCCGTTTGAGGAGGCCGATTTTGAACTACGACGAGGTGGTGGTCGCCACTTTGACCACGGGCAACAAAAAGCCTTGGCTGTCCTCCCGAATTGCGAC ATGTTTGGTGGACAGCTCGATAATAATGTGTTACATAGGCGTAGGCGCCGTGTACGTCGTATTCATATCGGGGATCGTGCAGGAATTCTACGATTTCGAGGGGATAGATCACAAATACATAGTGTTGATACTGTTCCCGTTCTTCTTCGTGATGAACATGATGAAATATCTAAACGACATAGCGATCATCTCGATCATCGGAAACTTGTTCCTGTTCGTCGCCGCTGTGATAGCCGTCGTATACGCGTTGAAGGACGGGATTGGCGGTGAATGGGTTGTCATCAACCACAACGTCGGCCTCTATCCAAAATTCGTTGGAACCGTGTTCTTCAGCATAAGCTCCCCTGGAATA atGCTGGAAGTGGAGCACGACATGAAGAAACCGTGGAATTACACGAAATTCACCGGGGTGTTGAACCACGGTATGATGCACATTACCCTTTTCCACACTTTGGTCGGTGTGATCGGCTATTTGAAATTTGGCCCCGACTCTAACGgcaatttcattcgaaacttCGCCACGAACGATCC AGCGACGATATTGGCCCTGGTCATGCAAGCCCTCTCCATATATTTCACGTACGGTCTGCAATGTTACATGCCGATAATCATCCTATTGGATCAGTACATCATGCCGGGGGACGACGTTAACCAACCACGTGGCAAAATTTACCTATTCTGGAACGTGATGATTCGTTTGATCGTCACCTTCATCACGt GTATTTTGGCGGCGATTATTCCTAAATTGGATTTATTCATGGCTGTGGTCGGGGCACTTGGCACGTCGACTTTATCAATCATTATCCCAGCCTTCCTCTACATTCTGGTGCATCACAACAATTACGGCACGCTGAAATGGAAATTGGTTTTCGGCTTGTCCTTGTTGATCGCTGTCTGCTTTATCACCTCCTACGTCATCGTAGTCAATTTAACTTTGATCATCGAGTTTTTCAAAAACAG